The bacterium DNA segment TTCTCTCATCGAGACCGGCCCGGTCGATGAAATCGCCGTAAAGCTCGATAACATTTCCAAGAAGACCGCTTGCGCCGTACTCTAATAGGAGACGCAAGACAACATCCTTAGCTGTAACATCTTTATCTTTGGGTATTCCATTCAGATTGACCCTAACTGTCGGTGGGACTTCAAACCAAGTTTTACCGGTTTTCATGGCGAATGCAATATCGCGATCACCCATTCCTTGGCCGAATGCACCTATCGCACCGAGGATATTATAATGCGAATCGGTTCCGACAGCGGTCATTCCCGGTCGGACAACACCATTCTCTATTAGAACATGCGTGCCGATGCCTTGACCTACGTCGTATATCTTTGCACCTTGCTCATGCGCGAATCGTCTTATTATATGCTGATTCTCGGCATAGGGTATAGTGTTTGCGGGGGAAACACAGTCAATAGTAAAAAAGGTTTTCTGTGTATCTGCAAGCATAATTTCGTTTCCATATTCGCGTTTTAGATGTCCGATTACATTTGCGCCGCCAAAATCGCGTGCGCTACGGACATCTAAATCGAGCCATATAGTCTCCCCCGTTTTGACTGTGTCATTCGTATGTTTTGAGAGGATTTTTTCAATAATCGTTTTACCCATCTATTGCTCCTTATTAATGCCCTAAACTTTATATTTGTAAAATATAGCTATTATCGATATTTGCAAGGATAATGAGGGGAAAAGGATTTGTAGTAGCTTTTGAATTTGTTTGTTCAAGTCGGTAGTGTTTCAGCTTTAGTCAAGTTGGTTTTTTTTAAAGCTTGGATGCGCATTGCTGTTTGCCTATTTACTGTATTTTTTCCCCCATCCCGCGCTGTCACGATTTTTGCTATTTCGATAAATCGCGCAAACAGTTTTTTGTGTGTGTGCGCAAAAATCCCTTACACCCCTTCGTTGTCAAGAAATTTGCATTAAAGCAAATTTCTTGACAACTTCCCTTTTTCCCGTGCCAGCGCTCCCCTTCCTCCACCCTTTTTTTAATTTAAAAGGAAATTTTAATATTAAGCAAGCTCTTTTTCAATACCCTTGACTTTAGTTCTTTATCCGATTATCCTATAATCAACTGAGCGGGGAGCCTCGGCTGAGAACCTATAAAGGACCCGTCGAACCTGATCCGTTTAATGATGGCGAAGGGAGCTCAGGCCAAACTTCCCATACTGGGAATTTTTTTTAAGGAGATATGATGACTAGTTTATTAGAAGAGGCAAAGCAGGAACTTGTTTCGACGGAGATCATAGTTGCAGCGGGCGACGAGGGCATAGAGCCGGACGATCTTCGTGATTTAGTTTCCAGAGGAAGGGTTATCATTTTAAGAAACCGTGTTCGTCCGGTTAAGATAAATCCTTTAGCCATTGGGGAGAGCTT contains these protein-coding regions:
- a CDS encoding homoaconitate hydratase family protein, producing MGKTIIEKILSKHTNDTVKTGETIWLDLDVRSARDFGGANVIGHLKREYGNEIMLADTQKTFFTIDCVSPANTIPYAENQHIIRRFAHEQGAKIYDVGQGIGTHVLIENGVVRPGMTAVGTDSHYNILGAIGAFGQGMGDRDIAFAMKTGKTWFEVPPTVRVNLNGIPKDKDVTAKDVVLRLLLEYGASGLLGNVIELYGDFIDRAGLDERITIASMGTEMGLISIIIPPNNSLINELKRWSQNDYTLISADPDAEYLAEYTIDIHNLEQLVSAPFAPHNVVPRRELKDRKVESVFVGSCTGGRISDLMMLDKKIKNGISEDIILRVVPATRRTLKLAVDSGIYETLTIAGAIISHAACAGCASGQIGMTGTGEVQVSTGNRNFKGKQGAGETFLASALVAGDVAAKGVL